The region CGACTGATCCCCGAATCTCCGCAGGAAGGCCTCGCGATCCAGCAGAGCGATCCCGGCGGGCTTGCCGAGCGACGAGGCGGTCTTGGCGAGCAGCTTGTTCTCCCCCACCCCGACGCTGCAGGAAAGCGAGAGCCGGCAGAGGACCTCGGACCGGATCGAGGCGGCGAGCAAGGCCCCCTGCCGGACCTCCTCGACCAGGCCGCTCGCGTCGAGGAACGCTTCGTCGATGCTCGCCATTTCGACCATCGGTGTGTAGTCCAACAGCAACCGCAGAAACCGAGTGGAGAGATCGAAGTAGCGGGGAGGATGGCAGGGCAGGAAGACGGCGTGGGGGCAGAGGCGATGGGCCTCGACCAGCGACATTCCTGACCGGACCCCGTGCTCACGAGCCTCGTACGAAGCGGACGCGACGACTCCCCTTTCGCCCGGACGCCCTCCGACGACAAGCGCCTTCCCCTTCAGGGCAGGCGCCGCAAGCGTCTCTGCGGCCGCGAAGAATGCGTCCAGATCGACGTGGAGGATGACCCGTTCCGGGAGGCTCCCCATGATTCCACCTCGACTTCAAGATACCATACGAATGTACGTCCCCCCCAAGATCATTCGCCTGGCTGACTAATCTTGTAACGCATTACCGCCCAAGGTATTAGGAATCGGAGGAGGGAGCCTGACGATCTGCCCTACTTGCCCCCGTAGAGCCCCGGAAGCCAGAGGCTCATAGCCGGCCAGTAGGTGATCACCATCAAGGCGAGCAGCAGAACGACGAGGAACGGAATGACCGCCCGGTAGACCTCGGTGATCCTCCTCCCGAAGCGGAAGGAGGAGATGAAGAGGTTCAGCCCGAACGGAGGCGTCAGGAAGCCGATCTCGAGATTGGTCATGAAGATGATCCCGAGATGGACCAGGTTCACGTCGTACTCGAGCGCGATCGGGACGATCAGCGGGACCACGATCATCGCCGAGAAGATCTCCATCAGCGATCCGATCACGAGCAAGAGGATGTTGAGCACGAGAAGGAAGAGGAACTTGCTCGTGATCCATCCCCGCGTCCAGTCGAGAATCTGCATCGGGATCTGCGCGTCGATCAGGTAGTTCGTGAGGCCGAGCGCGCAGCCGAGGATGATGAGGATGCCGCCCACGAGCGTCATGCTCTCAACCGCGATCGCGGGGATCCTCTTCCACGGAATGTCCCGGTAGATCAGAACCTCGACGATCAACGCGTAGAGCGCTGTCACGGTCGCCGCTTCCGTGACGGTCAGCTTCCCGCCGTAGATTCCGCCCAGGATGATCACCGGAAGAGGGATCTCCCATGCGGCCGCGCGCAGGGAGGGAAGCACATCCTTCAGTCCCTCGCGCAGGGGGATCCTTCGCATGAGCGCGCCGCCCCGCCCTTCGCGAAAGGCGAGGGCCGACAGGACCACGATCAGGAAGATCCCAGGAAGGAGGCCCGCCAAGAAGAGCCGGTCGATTTCGGGCGCGGCGCCGGGGGGAAGCGCCATGCCGCTGGCGCTCTGCGAAGCGACGTAGCTGTAGAGGATCATCCCCAGGCTCGGCGGGAAGAGGAAGCCGAGGCTTCCCGACGTCGTGAGGAGCCCCATCGAGTAGCCCTTGCTGAACCCCTCCTTGAGGAGGGCGGGCATGAGGAGCCCGCCCATCGCGACGATCGTGACTCCGCTGCCGCCGGTGAAGGCGGTGAAGATGGCGCAGGCGATCATGGCGACGAGCGCGAGGCTGCCGGGGATCCAGCCGAAGAGGGATCTCGTCAGGCGCACCAGACGCTCGGGCGTCTTGCTCTCCGCAAAGAGATATCCCGCGAAGGTGAACATCGGAACCGAGAGGAGGATCGGCGAGGTCCCCAGGCGCGTCATCTCGGTCAGCACCGCTCCCGAGGAGATCCCGGCGATCGCGAAGGCGATCAGAGCCGCGGCGGCGAGCACGACGAAGAGAGGCGTGCCGAGCAGAGCGAGCACGACAAGGAGCGGGATGACGAGCCAGCTCACGGCTCACCCCGCCGAGGAGCCGGCCAGATCGCCTGCACCAGGAAGCGGTAGGTCAGCAGTCCGAATCCCAAGAAGAGGATCGACTGCGTGAGCCAGGAGGGAATCCCCAGAAACGGGCTGGTCCCGTACTGATATTCGTCTCGAAGAAACGCGTAAGCGCCGTTGGCAAGAAACGCGCAGCAGATCGAGGAGAGGACCGACAGGACGCGCGAGACCTGCCCTCCGATCCGCGCGGAGAGAAGCCTGTGAAGCACGTCGATGTGAAGATGGCGGGCGTGGGATGTGGCGGTCAGCGCGCCGAGGAAGGCGAGCCAGAGGACGAGGGCGCGAACCAGCGGATCGATCCAGAGCAGGCCGCTCCGGAAGAGATTGCGCAGGACGATCTGGAGCCCAGAGAGGCTCAGCATCACGACGAGGATGAGGCAGAAGAGGATCCCCTCGAGCCAGGCCGTCCAGCGATCGTAGCGCTCGCCGCCGAGAACGCGCCGCAGGAGCACGCGCGCGAGCAACGCAAGGAGGATCAAACCTCCCATGGCGACAAGGAGCGTCCCGCCGGGGCGCAGGAAGGAGAGCGGAAGGTCCCCCTCCGGACTCATCGTCCGGCGGCGCCCGCCGCGGTCCTGGCTTCCTCCAGGGCCTTCATCGTCCGATCGAGGATCTCCCTCTGGTAGAGGGTCGCTGCGAGCTTCTCGCGGACGACCCGCCCGATCTCCTCGAAGCCCGCCTTCTCCGCGTCGGTCAGGGCGACGACCTTGATCCCCTTCTCCGCGAGGACCTGCGCGCTGGTCTCGTTGTCCTTCGTGGTGGCGATCGCGAGCCGATCGAAGTACTTCCGCGCGAGCCTCTTGACCGTCGCCTGCGCCGCGGGGCTGATCTGCTCGAAGGCTTGCCGCGAGACGACGACGGCTCCTTGCGCGTGCGTGACCGGAAGATCTGTCATGTGGGAAACGCGGGTGAACCACTGAAGGGCGATGCAGGCGAGCGTCGATGTGTACACGGCGTCGATGAGGCCCGTCTGCAGCGAGGTGACGACATCCGTGATCGGCAGAGGCACGGGGGAAACCCCGAGCGTCTTCAAGAACGCCTCCGCGAGCGGATCCCCTTCCCAGAGCCACATCCGCACCTTTCGCAGATCCTCCGTGCTGCGGATCGGACTCTTGGTGAACAGATAGACGAACCCCACGTCGGACCAGCCGAGCAGCTCGAATCCCGCGCCACGAAGCTCCTGCTCGAAGACCGGACCCATCCGCTCCTGAACCGCGCGAACCTCTTCGGTCGTGCGGAAGAAGAAGGGGACCTCCATGACGCGCAGGTCAGGGGCGATCTCCCCCAGGCCGACGCCCGTGAACCCGCCTCCGTGGAGCTGGCCGAGACGGATCTTGCGCAGGACGACAGCCTCGTCCCCCTGCACGCCTCCCGGGTAGAAGCGGAAGCCGACCTCGCTGGCCGTGCTGTCGCGGACCTCCGCGTCGAGCTGCTCCATCAGGCGCATCCAGGTCGATCCCTCCGGAGCGAGGGTGGCGATCTTGATCTCCACCTTCGGCCGGGGCCTTCCCGCCGCCGCCGCGTCGCACACGACCTGCGCGGAGACGGCAAGGATCAGGGCTGCGAGCATGGCGCCCCGCGCGAGCAGGCTTCTAGAACCAGTCATCCTTCATCTCCATGAGGATCCGGGCCTTCCTCCTCGCGACCTCGTTGAGCAACCGGTAGCCGGGCTCGATGTCGGCCGGGGCATCGAGGACTTCCCGCACAACCTCGGTGAAGCACTCCTCGTCGAGCACCGCGCGGCAGTAGTACCTGGCGTAGAGCGTCTGGAAGATCAGCATCCGCCGGCCCGACAGGCGAAACGCCTCTTCGAAGTGCATCCGGGCTTCCTCCGGCTTTCCCCCCATCATTACCGGTTTCATGCCCTTCAAGGTCCCCGCCATCGCGTGCGGCAGCCCCATCATGTAGTCCGGATCAAGCGCAAGAACCCTCTCCAGAATCGCTTCCGCGAGCGGTAGCTCGGCGATCGCGGCCGGATCATCGACGTTCCGTCCAACCCACGCCGCCCAGGAAGCCCCGGTCCAGAAGAGAAGAGGAACGTCCTCGACCCGCGCGTCGAGGAGCCCCCGCTGGAAGGAGTTGAAGTCCTCCTCCGGCCTGAACCAGCTCTTCCTCGCGAGCGCCTGCCGGCCGAGCGTCACGCCCTGGCGGTAGACGAGGGCGGCCTGCCCCAGATCGCGATCCTCGACGAATCCGAAGCCGTAGTAGAAATAGAGCTGGGCGGTCAGGGCCCAGAGATCCCGATTCCCTGGATCGCTGGCGCAGAGGCCGCGGAGCAGGAGGAGATTCGCCGGGATTCCCTTCTCTACCGTCTCGATGTCCTCGTCCCCATAGAGCGATTCGACCGTCCTCTCGAGGATCGGGACCATCGTCCCCACTGCCGTCCGGCGGGCGACTCCGCATCCTGCCGCCAGGAGCAGGCAGAGGGGAAGAACGGGAACGAAGGATCTCATGCGTCTGGCCATAGGACCGCGATTCTAGGTCAGAGCGGGACCGGTAGCCAGAGCCTCTCCTGGCCCTGCCTCTCCTGGCCCTGCCGTCTCACCCGGCCCCCGCGCGGATTCTCGTCTTGTCCCCAGCGCCCGGCCCCGCGCCGGCCGAGGGGGAAGCGCCCCGGCAGCGCTTGTGGATGAAAGGGGGAGAAGAGATGGAACTTCACGGCCCCGAAGCTGTTATCCTACCGTCGCCCGCAAGGCTCCGGCCCTCTCGGCGCCCAGCGCATCCCGGGACGCCTTGACGGACCGAGCGGCGAATCCCTAGCGTTCTATCCTGTCGCGCGTCGGGACCCGTACGGACGGGTCATGGGAGGAGGATCATGGTTGAAGTTCAAAACCTGAGGAAGGCCTTTGGGCCGACGGTGGCGGTCGATGACGTCACCTTCGATGTCGCCAAAGGGGAGATCCTCGGGTTCCTCGGGCCGAACGGGGCGGGCAAGAGCACGACGATGCGGATTCTGACCTGCTACATCCCGCCGGACGCCGGAGGGGCCCGCGTCGCGGGCTTCGACATCGCCACGCAGTCGATCGAGGTCAGGCGGCGCATCGGCTACCTTCCCGAGAACGCCCCGCTCTATCTCGACATGTACGTGACCGACTACCTCCAGTTCGTCACTGAATTGCGGGGACTGCCGGTCGAGTCGCGCGAGAGGAAGATCCGCGCGATGATCGACCTCTGCGGACTGGGGGATGTCCAGCACCGGCTGGTCGGCGAGCTCTCGAAGGGGTTCAAGCAGCGCGTCGGTCTGGCCCAGACGCTCATCCACGACCCGGAGGTCCTGATCCTCGACGAGCCGACCACCGGGCTGGACCCGAACCAGATCGTCCAGATCCGCGAGCTGATCAAGCGGATCGGCCGGGAGAAGACGACGCTGCTGTCGACGCACATCCTCCAGGAGGTCGAGGCGACCTGCACGAGGGTGCAGATCATCAATGACGGGCGCCTGATCGCCCAGGGGACCACCGAGGAGCTGACGAGCTTCGCCACGGGCGAGGCCCGCGTCGTCATGCGCGTATCGGCCGGAAGGGACAGGGTCGAGCCGAAGCTCCGATCCCTCCCCGGACTGAAGGGACTGCGGGATCTGGGCGGACCCGGCGAGACCGGCGCGCGCTTCGAGGTCATCGTCGCGGGCGAGGAGAAGGACAGCGCCACCGAGGAGGCGATCTTCCGGCTGGCGGTCGAGAGCGGCTGGACCCTGACGGAGCTCAAGCGCGAGACGCAGAGCCTCGAGCAGGTCTTCCAGAAACTCACGCGGGGAGACGCATAGACGATGGAAACCGTGATTCCGATCTTCAAGAAGGAGTTCCGCAGCTACTTCACATCCCCCATCGCCTACATCTTCATCACCGTGTTCTTGGTGATCCTCCACGGCCTCCTCTTCTGGGCGACCGGCTTTCTGGTCATCGCCCAGGCCGACCTCAGAGACTTCTTCGGGTTGATATCCATCATGCTGATCTTCTTCGTCCCGGCGATCTCGATGCGGTTGTGGGCGGAGGAGATGAAGGTCGGGACGATGGAGCTCTTGATGACATTTCCCGTGCGGGACTGGGAGGCTGTGGCGGGCAAGTTCCTCGCCGCGCTGGCGATGATCGCCGTGACGATCCTCCTGACTCTCCCGTTCCCCATCAGCGTCGCCCTCGTCGGCAAGCCGGACGCGGGGCCCATCGTGGGGGGATACCTCGGGGCTCTCCTGCTCGGAGCGGCTTATCTCGCGATCGGCTCGTGGACCTCGAGCACGACGTCCAACCAGATCGTGAGCTTCATCATTTCGCTCCTGATCCTCCTGGTCGGCAGCCTGGGGCTGGACTGGGTCCGACAGTTCTCTCCCTCCCAGCTTGCGCCGTGGCTCGCCTACCTGAGCCTGCGAACTCACTTCGACAACATCACGCGGGGGGTGATCGACATCCGAGACATCGTCTACTACCTCTCGATCATCGGCTTCTTCCTCTACCTCAACGTCCGCTCCGTTGAGAGCAGGAAGTGGAGATAGGAGGGGACGATGGAGAACAAGAAGAATCGCCGTGGCGTCGCGACGGGAATCTACTCCGCGACGATCGTCCTGCTCGTGGCGCTCGTCCTGGCGGCGGGCAACATGGTCGCCTCGCGGATCCTGGGGAGGATCGACCTGACGCGGGACCAGGAGTTCACCATATCGAAGGCGACCCGTGAGATCCTGCGGGGGCTCGATGACGTCGTCACCATCAGGGTCTGCTTCTCGAAGAAGCTGCCGCCGAACCTCGCCATGCTGCGGCGGAGCATCGACGACGTGCTGCGCGCCTACCAGGCCTACTCGCGGGGCAAGGTCAGGGTCGAATACATCGACCCCGCCGATAGCCCTGAGGAGGAGCAGAACCTCCGCTATCTCGGGATCCCGCAGGTGCAGCTGAATGTGGTCGAGAAGGACCAGCTCCAGGTGATCAACGGTTACATGGGGATCCTGATCAAGTACGCCGACCGGCACCAGGCGATCCCCATCGTCCAGGACGTCTACACCCTGGAATATGACCTGACGGCCGGGATCCTGCAGATCCTGTCGCAGGAGAAGCGGATCGTCGGATTCCTGAGCGGCACGAACGCGCCGGAGCTGACGCGGGAGTTCGAATCGCTCGGCCAGATCCTCTCGAAGAGCTATCAGATCCGGCCCGTGGACCTGCAGCAGGGCAGGACCGGAGTCCCCCCGGAGATCAAGACCCTCGTGGTGGCCAGGCCGCAGTCGATCCCGGAGAGGATCCAGTGGCAGATCGACCAGTTCCTGATGAAGGGCGGCCGCGTCCTCTTCATGGTCGACGCGATGCGTCTGGACGAGCAGATCGGCCTGCAGAGCCCGATCCCCGTCCTCTCCGGCATCGAGGAGATGCTCGCCCACTATGGCGTCCGGCCTCAGCGGGCCCTCGTGCAGGATCGCGCCCCCTTCATCGAAAACGCGGGCTTCGCCCAGGGCTTCGTCCGCTATTCGGTCGCCTATCCTCTCTGGCCGAAGATCCCGCACAAGAACATGTCCCAGGGCAGTCCGATCACGAGCCGCCTGGAGGCCGTCGTTCTGCCGTGGACCGCGCCCCTGGATCTTCTCGTCCAAGAGGACGCCGGTGGGGCCTCAGGCAAGGACACGACGGCCGCCATCGGATCCTCGCGCCAGCCGAACGTGCGCGCGACCGTGCTCGCTCGCTCATCCCCGCACGCGACCCTGCAGAAGGGACGGTTTGACCTGACGCCGCCCAATCCCTTCCAGCAGCTCCGCCAGACGGACGAAGGGCAGAGCTACCCGCTCGCCGTGGCCCTGGTCGGACGATTCCAGTCCTACTTCGCGGGCAAGCCGGTCCCCGCGGTTCCGGGAGACACGACAGGCGTGGTCGGCTCCGGTGAGATCGCGCTCACGGAGAGCCCGGAGACTCAGGTCATCGTGATCGGCAACTCGACCTTCGCCTACTCGAACTTCCTGGCCATGTTCCCGGGGAACGAGGAGTTCACGCTGAACGCGATCGACTGGATGACGCTCGGCGACCGGCTCATCGCGATCCGATCGCGAGGGGCGAGCGATCGGCCGCTCGGACTCGCGTCGGGGGGCGGGAAGGCGGTCTTCAAGTATCTGAACACCTTCGGGATGGCGCTGCTCGTCGCCATCTTCGGAGTCATCCGGTTGTCGACGCGGAGGCGGTCGAGGCAGCGGATCGCGACCCAGGCCGCCGCGTCGGAGGGGAAGTGACGATGCGCGGACGCACTCTCTTGATCCTGCTGGCCATCCTGGTCGTCTTTGGAGGAATCGTCCTGCTGTTCGACACGAATCGAAAGAGCGCGACCGAGCCATCGGAGAGGCCGCTCTTTCCTGCCTTGAAAGTCGACCAGGTCGACCAGATCACGATTCGCTCCGCGGGGAAGGAAACGACTCTCGAGAAGCGCGGGACGAAGTGGCATGTCGCCACCGAGGGCGGGTTCGAGGCGGACCAGAAGGCGGTTCAGGACATCGTCGACCGCCTGCCTCGCCTCTTCGCCGACCGCGTCGTCTCGACGAATCCGGCGAATCGACCTCTGTTCAGCGTCGACTCGACAGGGACGGAGATCCGGATCGGGCAAAAGGGGAAGGAGGTCGCTCACTTCTTCGTCGGCAAGCCGGGCGAGGACTTCCACAGCACCTACGTCCGGGCGGCGGACTCCGACAAGGTCGTGCAGGTGCCGGAGTACCTGCCGAGCCTCTTCCAGCGGGGCGACACCTGGCGTGACCGGGTGATCTTCTCCTTCGAGGAGGCCAATGTCGCGAAGTACGAGTACAAGTCCCCCAGTCGAGGGCGGCTCTCGGCCAGCAGGGACGAGAGCGGCGCCTGGAAGATCGACGATCCCGAACCTGCGCCGATCCAGCCCGGGAAGATGGACCCCACGATCAGGCAGCTCTCCCGCCTGCGCGCCGCCGCTTTCGCGGACGATGTCATGCCGGCCGAGGCGGGGATCGAGATCGATTCGACGCGGGTGACGGTGACGCTGGCCGACGGCTCGGTCCACTCCCTCGTCATCGGGGGGCAGACGACCTCAAGCCAGGTCTTCGTCAAGCGCGACGGCGCGGACCAGATCTATCGGCTCGCGCGCGGGACGCTCACGCAGCTTCTTCCTGCGAGGGCGAGCCTCGTGGGAGAGGGGCTCTAGGCCGGCTCCGCCAGAAGCTCGTCTCGGTAGGCGAACAGGCTGAAGATCCCGCCCGTGTGCAGAAAGAGGACTTCCTCATCGCGCGGGATCGTGCCGTCCGCGAGCAGATCGATCATCGCCAGGAAGGCTTTCCCCGTGTAGACCGGATCGAGAAAGATCCCCTCCTCCCGCGCCATCCTCCGCGCGAGATCGAGAAGACGGGGGTAGGTCTTCGCGTAGCCGGGCCCCTTGTAACCCTCGACGACATCGATCTCATCGGCGCGAATCTCATCCCCGATCCCGAACCGCCCGCGGAACTCCCGCGCGATCTCGATCACGCGACCGCGGAAGTAGGCAGCGTCGTCGCAGACGGCGACGCCCCAGGGACGGATGCGGAGCCCGAGCAGGCGGATCCCGAGGTGAAGCCCCGCCAGGGTCCCCGCCGATCCCGTCGCGCAGACGAGATGCGCCATCCGATCCGCGAGACCCTGCCGCCGGAGCTCATCGAGCATCGCGATATATCCCCAGGCGCCGAGCGCGTTCGATCCCCCCTCGACGATCGGGTACGGCCGCCGTCCTTCCGAACGAAGACGATCCGCCTCCGCCCTCATGATCGCGTCGCGATCGCGATACTCCTCAGGCGTGATCGTCACGACCCGCGCGCCGGCGAGGAGGTCGAGCAAGAGGTTCCCCTCGGGGACTGCCGGCCGATCGGCGCGCAGGAAGAGGACCGAGTCGATCCCCAGCCGGCGTGCCGCGATCGCGGTGGCGCGGCAGTGGTTCGACTGGGTCCCGCCGCACGTGATGACGACGTCGCAGCGCCCTTCCAACGCCTCGGCCAGGAGGAACTCGAGCTTGCGCACCTTGTTGCCCGACAGGTCGGAGCCTGACTGGTCGTCACGCTTGATCCAGACGGGAGCACCGTCCCTGAGCGGGAAGCGCGAGATCTGCTCCACCCGCGTCGGGAAGCACCCGAGGGAAACCCGCGGCGGATAAGGAAGGTCCATCGTCACCTGGATGGGGCCGGCGGGCGCTGCGACGGCCACAGCCGCCGAGAGATGTCAAGGGACCCCGACGGGTTCCCGCAGCCCCGCGCCGCGAACGCGAACCTAGCGGGGCGAAGGGGACCCTCGGGGTCCCCATCCCGTGAAACAGATGGCTGACTCCACGGGGCGCGCAAGGCGAGAGTCTCCTCCGTGCTCAAGAGAGCCTAGCGGAGCCTCATGAAGTCGTTGAAGACGACGACGGCGATCAGCGCGAGCAGAAGGAGCATGCCGACCTGCTGGGTCCAGAGCTTGAACTTGGTCCCCAGGGGGCGCCGGCGGATTCCCTCGACAAGAACAAGAACGAGGTGACCGCCGTCGAGCGCGGGGACCGGGAGGATGTTCAGGAAGCCGATGTTCACGCTGATGATCGCGAGCAACTCGATCAGATCCCCCATCCCCTGCCGGGCCGTCTCGCCCGTGATCCGGGCGATCCCCACCGGACCCGCCAGGTCCTTGACGGAGGCCTTCCCGGTGATGAGCAGGACGATCGAACGCGCCGTCCGATCGAGGATCGTCCAGGTCGCGGTCCACCCATAGACGAACGCCTTGCCGAACCCCACCTGCTCGTACTGCGGCTGCGGGCTGATCCCGATCTTGCCGATCGGGGCTTCTTGCCCCTCCTGCGCTTCGGAGCGCGTCCTGACCACGATGCTCTTGCGCTCCCCGCCCCTCTCGAAGTCGACCGTGATCTCCTGATCCGGTCGCTCGTAGATCTGCTGGACCAGATCCTCCCACAGCCGGACCTCGGTCCCTTCGATCGCGATCAGCCGATCTCCTTTGCGGAGTCCCGCCTTCGCCGCGGGGTAGCCGGGGATCGGGCGATCGATGACGGTCGGGACCTCGTCGGGCAGGGTCGGGACCCCGCGCGTCGCGTAGACGCCCCAGAGCACGACTCCCGCCAAGATCAGATTCATGAAGACGCCGGCGCAGACGACCACGACCTTCTGCCAGATCCTCTTGTTCATGAAGAGGCGCGGATCGTTGGGATCGAACTGGTCGGGGTTCTCGAGCGACTCGTCGATCATCCCGGCCATCTTCACGTAGCCGCCGAGCGGAACCCACGAAATCCTGTACTCGGTCTCCCCCCGCTTGAGCGCGGCCAGCTTCCAGCCGAATCCTATCGAGAAGCGATCGACCCTGATGCCTACGGCACGGGCGGCAAGGAAGTGCCCGATCTCGTGGACCAGGATGATCACGCCGACGACGAGAATGAACGATGCGACGTACTCCATGCAGGCTCCCTATCGACCCTTGGCCAGGCGATCGCTCGCGCGAACAGCCGCCATCTTCGCGTGAGTCCTCAATCCCTGCGTCCGCCCAGGAGCCCCGCCCTCATCAGGAAGTAGACGAGGGTGAGGATCGCAGAGGCCGCCGCGGCCACGTAGGTCATCGCCGCCGCGTTCAGGACGCTCCTTGCCCCCGCCACCTCCGCGTCGGTCGACGCGATCCCCTCGCTGCGGACGAGGGCGATGGCGCGCCTGGAGGCGTCGATCTCGACGGGGAGCGTGACGAGTTGGAACAGGACGACCGCGGAGAAGAGAACGATGCCCGCGTAGAGCAGGCCGGTCACGTTGAAGAGCAGGCCGATGATCATGATCGGCCAGGCGAGATTCGATCCGATCGATGTGACCGGAACCAAGGCCGTGCGGAACTGCAGAGGCAGGTATCCGCGGGCGTGCTGGAGAGCGTGACCCGCCTCGTGGGCGGCGACTCCGATGCTGGCCAGAGAGCGTCCGTCATGAACGTCCGGCGAGAGACGGAGAACCTTTACCCTGGGGTCGTAGTGATCCGACAGGAAACCGCCGACTTTCTCGACCTGCACACCCAGGCCGGCTCGGCTCACGATTCTTCTTGCCGCCTCGGCTCCCGACATCCCCGTCGAGACGCCTACCCGCGAGAAGCGGGAGAAGGCGCTCTTGACCCATATCTGGGCCACGATCGACAGCAGCAGCGCCGGGCCGACGATCATGAAGTAGAGGGGGTCAAGTCCCCAGAACATAGGAGACGCTCCTTGCCGCGCCGGAACCCGCTGGCACGACCATTGCAGAACACCGAAACCTCTGGTAGGTTCTCGCCCGAGGATCAGGACGATCCTCAAAGGCCAACGCTACCAAATCGCAGGCGGAGCGACAACTCCGCCGGATGCAGAGGTGGATCAGACGGTCAGGGGCGACACCTCAGGCGATGGCATCGATCTGAGCATCGTCGTGCCGGCAGGCGACCAGGGACGGTCTCTCATGACGACCCTGGATGCTGCGGCCGGCGCTCGGCGAGGCCTGTCCTCGTCCGTGTCGGAGATCATCGTCGTCCAGGACGGAGATCGCCTCGAAACCGCCCGCGCCGTCGCTTCCTTCGCCCGCGATCATCCCGGCACATTCCTCCTACGCAATCCGGGGAGCCTCGGTTGCGGGTACTCGGCCCGCCACGGCGTGCTCCTCTCCCGGGGGGAGCGGATCCTGCTCGCGAGTCCGGGGATCGCCTTCGGGGAGGAGCAGCTTCGGGAGATGGCACGGCTTCTCTCGGAAGGCAACGATCTGGTCGTCGCGTCCACGGGCCCCAATGGGACCCGCCCCCTTCCCCCCGTGAAGATCCGCAAGGAACTGCTTGCGCGCTCGGTCCAGACCACGCTCCGTCTCTTGAGCCGGCAACGCGTCCTGCGCACCTGCCGTTTCCTGCATCTCTACCGCAGGCGCGCGGCTTTCGAGATCTACCGTCGGCAGAGGCTCGACGATGCAAGCTTCGTGCTGGAG is a window of Candidatus Eisenbacteria bacterium DNA encoding:
- a CDS encoding zinc metallopeptidase; amino-acid sequence: MFWGLDPLYFMIVGPALLLSIVAQIWVKSAFSRFSRVGVSTGMSGAEAARRIVSRAGLGVQVEKVGGFLSDHYDPRVKVLRLSPDVHDGRSLASIGVAAHEAGHALQHARGYLPLQFRTALVPVTSIGSNLAWPIMIIGLLFNVTGLLYAGIVLFSAVVLFQLVTLPVEIDASRRAIALVRSEGIASTDAEVAGARSVLNAAAMTYVAAAASAILTLVYFLMRAGLLGGRRD
- a CDS encoding glycosyltransferase — translated: MDQTVRGDTSGDGIDLSIVVPAGDQGRSLMTTLDAAAGARRGLSSSVSEIIVVQDGDRLETARAVASFARDHPGTFLLRNPGSLGCGYSARHGVLLSRGERILLASPGIAFGEEQLREMARLLSEGNDLVVASTGPNGTRPLPPVKIRKELLARSVQTTLRLLSRQRVLRTCRFLHLYRRRAAFEIYRRQRLDDASFVLEVLYLARRFRYSVFEVAHRDLEGTDLQTTDMTGSPAGIGQLVRIRMNRLRGDYG